The Desulfomonile tiedjei genome includes a region encoding these proteins:
- a CDS encoding GIY-YIG nuclease family protein: MRKEYYVYILTNKHNTVLYTGVTRDLTRRVYEHREKLAEGFTARYNVHKLVFYEMTDDVQAAIAREKQIKAGPRRKKIDLINGMNPEWRDLYEEL; encoded by the coding sequence ATGCGCAAGGAATACTACGTATATATTCTAACCAACAAGCACAACACGGTCCTTTATACGGGCGTGACCCGCGATCTGACCCGGCGCGTGTACGAACACCGAGAAAAGCTCGCTGAGGGATTCACGGCACGGTACAATGTTCACAAGCTTGTCTTTTATGAAATGACAGACGATGTCCAAGCCGCAATCGCCCGTGAGAAGCAAATCAAGGCGGGCCCGCGTCGGAAAAAGATCGACCTCATCAATGGCATGAATCCCGAGTGGCGCGATTTGTATGAAGAGTTGTAG
- a CDS encoding transposase, whose protein sequence is EEEFKKELEQYIYYYNNLRPHQALGGKTPLEFLESCPRIT, encoded by the coding sequence CGAAGAAGAGTTCAAAAAGGAACTCGAACAGTACATCTACTACTACAACAACCTAAGACCGCATCAAGCCCTAGGGGGGAAAACTCCCCTAGAATTCCTCGAGTCTTGTCCACGAATTACTTGA